The nucleotide window CGGCTCACCGAGTATCGGCACGAGCGGAATCTGAAGAGCATCGACGGACTGCCGACGCACCTGGAAGAAGGACCAGCTGAGTAGGGAGAAAGAGGAGGGCCATGCACTACTTGCTGTTCTACGAGAAGGGACCGAATTTCGAGGTCCGGCAGGGGCCGTCGCGGGCGCCCCATCTGGCCCATGTGCAGGCTTCCGTCCGCCGAGGCGAGCTGGTCCTGGCCGGTTCGTTGCTCGATCCAAACGACGGGGCGGCGGTCCTCCTGTTCAAGGCCGATTCTCCTGCCGTCGCCGAGGCCTTTGCGAAAGGGGACCCCTATGTCACCGAAGGGATCGTGAACAAATGGTGGGTGCGCAAATGGGACACAGTGGTGGGGAAAGACGCGGCCAACCCGCTGCCAGACTAGGAGGAGAGCTGATGGCCTATGGCATATAGCGTATGGCCCGGAAACAACACAGATGGCGGCAGATTAGGACCCTGGCAACTAACTTTTGCCATAAGGGATCAGCCATAAGCTCTTATCGTTCTATTCTTTGATCGTCACTGTCATCGTCACCGGCTCAAGCGGATTATCGTGCTCGTCGCGCGGGAGGGCGACGATCTTGTCGATGACATCCAGCCCCCGATAGACCTCACCGAAGACCGAATAGACCCGGTCCAGCCCGCCCGCTTCGGCTGCGCAGATGAAAAACTGCGACCCATTGTCATTGGGGTCCCTTGTGCTGTTGGTCTCGCGCGGCATCTTGGCCATGGAGATCGCGCCGCGCTTATGAGGGTGATCGTTAGGCTCGGGGTTCAGCCAGTAACCGGGACCGCCCGTACCGTGCAACATCCGATCCGGCTTGCGGCTCAGCGGATCGCCTCCCTGGATGATGAAGCCGGGCACGACCCGATGGAAGGTGAGGCCGTTGTAAAATCCCATTTTGGCCAAGGAGATGAAATTCTCCACGTGCCGGGGCGCCGCATCGGTATAGAACCGGATCAGCATCTCGCCGAACTTGGTCGAGATCACCGCCCGCGGATCTTTCTTCTGGAACTGCATGGTGTCGGACATGGGGAGGAATCTAACAGCAGGAATGCGCACTTCGCAAGGGGCGTTTTCACGAGTGATTCGTATCTCGTCGTTCGTGAAGCGTTGTTCGTAGGAAGCGGCCTTTCTTCACGCTTCACGCTGCCGCAGCCCGTCGCCGGGTTTGATTCCAAGCCAGAGGATGCAGCCGAGCAGCGCAACCGCCGCGGCCACCCCAAGGGTGGCGGCCCAGCCGACTTGCTCGGCCAGCCAGGGGGTGAGGGTAGGGGAGAGGGCGCCGCCGATGTTGGCGCCGGTATTCATGAGGCCGGAGAGGGTACCCGCATGGGCTTTGGACAGGTCCACGGTCGAGGCCCAGTAGGCGCCGACGGAGAAGTAGAGCCAGCCGGCCCCCAGCGAGAGCAGGCCCAGCGCCGCGAAGGGCGACTCGGTATAGGCCCCCAACAGGATGGAGGCTGCGGCCAGCAACATGCCCAGGCCACCCACCCAGGCCCGCCCTCGATTGACGCCCCATCGGATGACCAGTCGATCGGTCACCCACCCGCCGAGCGGACAAAAGGCCGCGATCGCCACAAACGGCATGGCGGCATAGAAAGCGCCTCGCAGCAATCCGAACCCGCGGACATTCACCAGGTAGAGGTAAAACCACGAGAGGTAGACGTAGGCCACATAGCCCAGGCAGGTGTAGCTCAAGACCAGCCACCAGACCGTCGGCGTCCGCAAAAAAACATGCCAGGGCACCCGCACATCCGATGGTGCGGACTCCACGGCACCAGGACCGGCGATCAGTTCGATCTCGGCTCGATTGACGTGAGGATGGTCGGCAGGCCGATCCCTCGCATAGACATACCAGCAGCCGGCCACCAAAAGCCCGACCACCCCGGCGGCATAGAAGGCGGTCTGCCAGCCGAAATTCACCATGATCCAGGCGGTGAGGGGAGGGGTCAGGGCGGACCCGACGCCCAGCCCGCCGATGGCGATGCCCATCCCCAGCCCCCGCTCGGACGGCGGCAGCCAGTTCGCGACGGTCCGGTTGAAGTTGGGCAATGCCGCGGCCTCGCCGATTCCCATCAGGAAACGGACCAGGACCAGAGAGCCGAGGATACCCAGCAGATCGGCAATCGGCAGCGTCGCGGCCACGGCGGTCAACGCGGTGAACGCAGACCACCAGACCAGGGCGACGGTGAGCACCCGGCGAGACCCCCAGCGATCGCCGAGCCAGCCGCCGGGAACCTGGCCGAGGGCATAGCCCAGCACGAAGGCGGAAAAGACCTCGCCCATCTGGACTTCCGTCAACCCCAAGGCCGGCATCATCTGGCGGGCCGTGACGGAGATGTTCACCCGATCCACGTAAGTGATGACGCTGATCGCCAACAGGAGGGCGAGAATGATCCAGCGGATGCGAGACGGGGATGCGTCCGGCGCAGTCATCGGGCTGCCAACCATCTCATCGGTCGCTTGTAGGCTTCTCCCGCCCCCCTGTCAAGGGCGACCTGAGCCTGGATTTCCAGCCGGTGATTCGGTAAGATGAGGCTCCTTGGTCCCGGGTTTCGCATCGCGTACGATCACCGCCGGTGATCCTCGCTCGGAGGAGGAGTGACGGTTCGGGCTCGACCTCTACTTCTCAGCCTGCTGGCAATCCTTCTTTTCGCCGTCCTGGCATTCCAGTTCTTCTACGATCCCGAGCAAGTCAAAGCCCTGCTGATCCAACAGGTCGAGGACCAACTCGGCCGCACCATGGAAGTCGGCCAGGCGCGGATCTCCCTGTTTCCCCGCATCCGGCTGGACCTCTCCGACGTCGTCATCCGGGACCTCGACCCCTCGCGTGTCTTTTTCAAAGCCAAGAAACTTGATCTTGTGTTGCGCTCCACGCCCTTGCTCCAACTGCGCGTCGTCATCAAACGGGTGCATATCGAGCAGCCGGAAGTGACGCTGCACCGGAACCAGATGGGGCGGTGGAACTTCCAGTCCGGCTCCGCCGGCGCGACAAACGGGAGTCAAGGGGAACGCAATCCGCTGGGCCTGCTGCTCTTGATCCAGGAAGTGAAGCTCCTGGCCGGGCAGGTCACGATCCTGGATGAGTTTCGTCCAGGCGGGCAGCGGACGCTCCGCCTAGGCGTGACCGACGCCCACCTGTTTAGAAACTCCCAACAGGGGACGACCGAGGTGACGCTTGCGGCCACACTGCCCGGCGAGCAGGGCCTGTCCTCGCTCAGCCTGACGGGACAGATGAGCCAAGAGCCGGCCCAGGCAGGACAGTCGGCGAACGGCATGCTGGCCTCCCAACGCCTCCATTTCCAAGGCGACGCGGCGTTTTTGAACCTGGACTTGCGCCAGCTCGCGGACTTCTTCGGGCCCCGCCCGATTCCTCCGCGGATGAATGGCGCCGCCAACTTGCGCGGCGCCCTCTCCATGAAGCCCGGCGTCAAAGGCTACGACATCCTGTTGAGTAGCATGCAGGCCGACGTCGGGCACCTCATGCTCAAGGGACAGGCGGGGGCCTCCGGACTCATGACGGGCCAGCCGACCTTTTCCCTCACCTTTACCTCCTCGCCGGTCGGGCTCGATGAGTTGTTGCAGCGCCTCCCCCTGCAATGGATCGACGCGCGGCTTCAGTCAGTCATCGAGAACCAGGAGATCAGAGGCACGGTGGAAGTGAGCACGGCCACGCTGACGGCGACCGTCGGCGCCGATGTCCCTCCGTCGCTCACCGGGGAACTCCGCATCCGTGACGGCCACGCCCTGATCGGAACCGACCGCACTCCGATCGAAGACCTGGCCGCCACCGTGGTAGTGGAGCCGGGCCGCATCAAAGCCACCGAACTCAGCGGCCGCTACGGCCCCCTGAAGGTCACGGCGGGGAAGGCCACCCTGGTCTTCCAGGAAGCAGGGCCCTCGTTCGAGCTGGATGTGCCAGGGGCCATCCAGGCTGCGGATCTGGTGGCGTTTCTGAGCCGGACCTTGGGGACGCAGACCTGGGTCCGACGTCTGGCCGAACTGCGCGAGGTGCAAGGCGACGCTTTCCTGACCCTGCGGCTGGCCGGGTTGCTGAACAGCGAGGAGGGACTCCGATTTATCAGCGGGGAATTGGATGCGCACAACCTGAGCTTCCGCAGCCCCCACCTGCCGGATCGAGTGGAGAACGTCACCGGCCTGCTTCAGTTCACGCCAGCCAGCACCGTCTTCACGCGGGTGGCGGGACGCCTCGGCCCCAGCTATCTCTCGGTGGATGGCACCATCGACACGGAAGGGGTCGTGGCCTATCGTGACTTCGTCGTGAATGTGGCGGCGGACACGGCCCACCTCGAACGGCTCCTGCCGGACATCAAGTTCGTGACCAGCGCCATGAAGGGAACGGTCGCGGGAACCGTCGCCCTGTCCGGCTCGACCGACCAGCCGAGCATGCAGGCACGGTTGGATTTGAAAGACACGGCCATCCTGGTGCCGGGCCTTATTCAGAAAGCGATGGGGACCCCTGCGACGGTCGCCCTGGATACCGCCCTGGGCCGGGACCGGCGATGGATCATTTCACGCCTGGATTTGAACCTCCCGCCGCTGCACTTGGGCGGTAAGGGCCGCATGCGTCTGGGCGGTAAATTCTCCCTGGACCTGGCGTTGGCGGCGGAACCGCTTTCGCTGGCTGCGCTGCCGAAGGGGCTGGCGATGGGCGGGCTGGATGCGGGAACGCTGGAAGTGACTCTCGACATCAAGGGCAAAGGCACCCACTGGAAGACCTGGCAATACACAGGCTGGGTGGCCCTCACCAACGGCTTGATCAGCCCCAAGGGGGTCGAGGCTCCGCTCCGCGACGTGTATCTGCGGCTTCAACTGGTCCGGAACGGGGCCGACGTCAAGCGCTTGTCGTTCAAGATCAAAGACAGCGACATCCGGCTGTCCGGCACCCTCCAGAACTGGTCGGCCCCCGTGATCCAGGCCCAGGCCGAATCCGCCCAACTCGATCTGGCTCTTGTGATTCCGGAAGGTGCACGTTCGCCGCTACGCCCCCTGCTCGAACAGCTGGCGGCCACCAGTCACGTCGCGCTGACGGCCAGTATCGGGCAGGGACGGTACAAGGGCCTGGCTT belongs to Nitrospirota bacterium and includes:
- a CDS encoding peptidylprolyl isomerase, with protein sequence MSDTMQFQKKDPRAVISTKFGEMLIRFYTDAAPRHVENFISLAKMGFYNGLTFHRVVPGFIIQGGDPLSRKPDRMLHGTGGPGYWLNPEPNDHPHKRGAISMAKMPRETNSTRDPNDNGSQFFICAAEAGGLDRVYSVFGEVYRGLDVIDKIVALPRDEHDNPLEPVTMTVTIKE
- a CDS encoding MFS transporter, which encodes MVGSPMTAPDASPSRIRWIILALLLAISVITYVDRVNISVTARQMMPALGLTEVQMGEVFSAFVLGYALGQVPGGWLGDRWGSRRVLTVALVWWSAFTALTAVAATLPIADLLGILGSLVLVRFLMGIGEAAALPNFNRTVANWLPPSERGLGMGIAIGGLGVGSALTPPLTAWIMVNFGWQTAFYAAGVVGLLVAGCWYVYARDRPADHPHVNRAEIELIAGPGAVESAPSDVRVPWHVFLRTPTVWWLVLSYTCLGYVAYVYLSWFYLYLVNVRGFGLLRGAFYAAMPFVAIAAFCPLGGWVTDRLVIRWGVNRGRAWVGGLGMLLAAASILLGAYTESPFAALGLLSLGAGWLYFSVGAYWASTVDLSKAHAGTLSGLMNTGANIGGALSPTLTPWLAEQVGWAATLGVAAAVALLGCILWLGIKPGDGLRQREA
- a CDS encoding DUF3971 domain-containing protein, which codes for MTVRARPLLLSLLAILLFAVLAFQFFYDPEQVKALLIQQVEDQLGRTMEVGQARISLFPRIRLDLSDVVIRDLDPSRVFFKAKKLDLVLRSTPLLQLRVVIKRVHIEQPEVTLHRNQMGRWNFQSGSAGATNGSQGERNPLGLLLLIQEVKLLAGQVTILDEFRPGGQRTLRLGVTDAHLFRNSQQGTTEVTLAATLPGEQGLSSLSLTGQMSQEPAQAGQSANGMLASQRLHFQGDAAFLNLDLRQLADFFGPRPIPPRMNGAANLRGALSMKPGVKGYDILLSSMQADVGHLMLKGQAGASGLMTGQPTFSLTFTSSPVGLDELLQRLPLQWIDARLQSVIENQEIRGTVEVSTATLTATVGADVPPSLTGELRIRDGHALIGTDRTPIEDLAATVVVEPGRIKATELSGRYGPLKVTAGKATLVFQEAGPSFELDVPGAIQAADLVAFLSRTLGTQTWVRRLAELREVQGDAFLTLRLAGLLNSEEGLRFISGELDAHNLSFRSPHLPDRVENVTGLLQFTPASTVFTRVAGRLGPSYLSVDGTIDTEGVVAYRDFVVNVAADTAHLERLLPDIKFVTSAMKGTVAGTVALSGSTDQPSMQARLDLKDTAILVPGLIQKAMGTPATVALDTALGRDRRWIISRLDLNLPPLHLGGKGRMRLGGKFSLDLALAAEPLSLAALPKGLAMGGLDAGTLEVTLDIKGKGTHWKTWQYTGWVALTNGLISPKGVEAPLRDVYLRLQLVRNGADVKRLSFKIKDSDIRLSGTLQNWSAPVIQAQAESAQLDLALVIPEGARSPLRPLLEQLAATSHVALTASIGQGRYKGLALSTLSAKVSIGDGLVIVEQLTGEAYGGKVAGRLSVRLPEEKPADLDIAIQATHVPYDKLSQGFGDKKTQVTGNFSGSVSLKGHGRDPKGDLHSLNGSAEIAIKHGHIQRGRVVPQIVKILNLPALLQGKVDLAKDGLPFERLSATLAVKDGVVNSENVILDGPVLKITGAGSYDLTEDQFDVVVAVSPLGSYTKLLQSIPLFGKLFAGEREGFTTAFFEVKGPMQEPTVSYMPLKSLATGVTGMAHLAFDLLKNTLLLPKNLIAPSDDAQTEPPAKGTTPDQTVPAPEPATP